One stretch of Portunus trituberculatus isolate SZX2019 chromosome 23, ASM1759143v1, whole genome shotgun sequence DNA includes these proteins:
- the LOC123507719 gene encoding vegetative cell wall protein gp1-like has translation MSLSQPQPPTASQPRHSCLPTSLLQPQPPTASQPRHSYLPTFLLQPQPPTASQPHHSCLPTSLPQPQHPTASQPRHSYLPTSLPQPQHHSHATPAFSRPCHSHSITATPLLPSHVPATATASQPRHSCRPTSFSQPQHHSHATPAFPRPSHSHSITATPLLPSHVPATATASHSIHPRHSCRPTSFSQPQHHSHATPAFPRPSYSLPQHHTHAIPAFPRPCHSHSLPQHHSHAIPAFPRPCHSHSMTATPLLPSYVPLTAIASQPCHSCLPTSLPQPQPPTASQPRNFCLPTSLPQPPTASQPRHSFLPTATASQPVSYS, from the coding sequence ATGTCCCTCTCACAGCCACAGCCTCCCACAGCATCACAGCCACGCCACTCCTGCCTTCCCACGTCCCTCTTACAGCCACAGCCTCCCACAGCATCACAGCCACGCCACTCCTACCTTCCCACGTTCCTCTTACAGCCACAGCCTCCCACAGCATCACAGCCACACCACTCCTGCCTTCCCACGTCcctgccacagccacagcatCCCACAGCATCACAGCCACGCCACTCCTACCTTCCCACGTCcctgccacagccacagcatCACAGCCACGCCACTCCTGCCTTCTCACGTCCCTGCCATAGCCACAGCATCACAGCCACGCCACTCCTGCCTTCCCACGTCcctgccacagccacagcatCACAGCCACGCCACTCCTGCCGTCCCACGTCCTTCTCACAGCCACAGCATCACAGCCACGCCACTCCTGCCTTCCCACGTCCCTCTCACAGCCACAGCATCACAGCCACGCCACTCCTGCCTTCCCACGTCcctgccacagccacagcctccCACAGCATACACCCACGCCACTCCTGCCGTCCCACGTCCTTCTCACAGCCACAGCATCACAGCCACGCCACTCCTGCCTTCCCACGTCCCTCTTACAGCCTCCCACAGCATCACACCCACGCCATTCCTGCTTTCCCACGTCcctgccacagccacagcctccCACAGCATCACAGCCACGCCATTCCTGCCTTCCCACGTCCATGCCACAGCCACAGCATGACAGCCACGCCACTCCTGCCTTCCTACGTCCCTCTCACAGCCATAGCATCACAGCCATGCCACTCCTGCCTTCCCACGTCcctgccacagccacagcctccCACAGCATCACAGCCACGCAACTTCTGCCTTCCCACGTCCCTGCCACAGCCTCCCACAGCATCACAGCCacgccactccttccttcccacagcCACAGCATCACAGCCAGTCTCTTACTCCTAG
- the LOC123507806 gene encoding innexin inx2-like, with protein MSLSALGKIKVKIDVKPAVENLVFRLHYRYTYYFFTASALLTTLYNIIGKKIDCISGVGSDSFNEVVNSYCFIMGTFTVDRLHGRQVGQEVPHPGVGPPEMHDSITYHTYYQWVPFVLFVQGVMFYVPHWFWKRWEGGLFKQIIQDLSIRKYLGGNLKNYFNRKDMIKTLSKYVSRTMNGHKMWAYRFSFCELLNLGVVVATLFFTDWFLGGEFLTYGTSVFAVAGQDPENRTDPMSYVFPRMAKCTFRSFGASGTIQVRDMMCLIATNIVNEKIYLFLWVWLVLLTTLTSLWMLYRLLTILLPPLRLHLLKVRVSPSVSHDVEAIMRTASFSDWLLLVNLARNMEQSVFSEFIREFAAEDSRTSSPGTDQDNDTEKRTSNSNCRICAAMVTLGVLWGCFRLFFLTMSLGFMG; from the exons ATGTCTCTGTCGGCGCTGGGCAAAATCAAGGTGAAGATTGACGTGAAGCCAGCAGTGGAGAACCTCGTGTTTCGCCTCCACTACCGCTACACCTACTACTTCTTCACCGCCTCAGCGCTCCTCACCACCCTCTACAATATTATCG GCAAGAAGATCGACTGCATCTCCGGCGTGGGCTCCGACTCTTTCAACGAGGTGGTGAACAGCTACTGCTTCATCATGGGCACCTTCACCGTGGACCGCCTGCACGGCCGCCAGGTGGGCCAGGAGGTGCCGCACCCCGGGGTGGGCCCTCCGGAGATGCACGACTCCATCACCTACCACACCTACTACCAGTGGGTGCCCTTCGTCCTCTTCGTGCAG GGCGTGATGTTCTACGTGCCCCACTGGTTCTGGAAGCGGTGGGAGGGCGGCCTGTTCAAGCAGATCATCCAGGACCTCTCCATCAGGAAATACCTCGGCGGGAACCTCAAGAACTACTTCAACAGAAAGGACAT GATCAAAACTTTGTCCAAATATGTGTCACGTACCATGAACGGCCATAAGATGTGGGCGTACCGCTTCTCCTTCTGCGAGCTGCTCAAcctgggcgtggtggtggccaCTCTCTTCTTCACCGACTGGTTCCTGGGCGGGGAGTTCCTCACTTACGGCACCAGC GTATTCGCGGTGGCGGGCCAGGACCCCGAGAACCGCACCGACCCCATGTCGTACGTGTTCCCGCGGATGGCCAAGTGCACCTTCAGAAGCTTCGGGGCGTCGGGGACCATCCAGGTCAGGGACATGATGTGCCTCATCGCCACCAACATCGTCAACGAGAAG ATCTACCTGTTCCTGTGGGTGTGGCTGGTGCTGctcaccaccctcacctccctctgGATGCTCTACAGACTCCTCACCATCCTGCTGCCGCCACTCAGACTCCATCTCCTCAAG GTTCGCGTGTCACCATCAGTCAGTCATGATGTGGAGGCCATTATGCGCACAGCCTCCTTCAGTGACTGGCTCCTGCTGGTCAACCTTGCCCGGAACATGGAGCAAAGTGTGTTCTCTGAGTTCATACGGGAGTTCGCCGCTGAAGACTCCCGCACGTCTTCTCCAGGCACCGACCAGGACAACGACACTGAAAAACGCACCTCAAACTCTAACTGTAGGATTTGTGCCGCAATGGTGACGCTGGGAGTGTTGTGGGGATGCTTTAGGTTGTTTTTCCTTACAATGTCACTTGGATTTATGGGGtaa
- the LOC123507805 gene encoding innexin inx2-like produces the protein MLMKALAEVKVKVEVKPGVDNLVFRLHYRYTYIVFLTSALLATLYDAIGDQIDCLTDVDSDSFNDVVNSYCFIMGTFTVDRLHGRQVGQEVPHPGVGPPEMKDSITYHTYYQWVPFVLFVQAVMFYMPHWLWKITEGGLFKHIIQDLSIRDYLGGNLDIYFNKDKRFKALAKYLKRTMNSHHSWAYKFFLCELLNLGVVVATLFFTDWFLGGEFLTYGTSVFAVAGQDPENRTDPMSYVFPRMAKCTFRSFGPSGTIQVRDMMCLIATNIINEKIYLFLWVWLVLLTTLTSLWMLYRLLTILLPPLRNQLLKLRVDRSVRGLLKDVLRGASLSDWLLLYSLGKNMERSVFTEFILFLHSEMTSLPSVPKDPEEELKQQLFREDFILPNIPKERETPKKVREYAY, from the exons ATGTTAATGAAAGCGCTGGCAGAAGTGAAGGTGAAAGTTGAAGTCAAGCCTGGAGTGGACAACCTGGTGTTCAGACTTCACTACCGCTACACCTACATTGTCTTCCTCACCTCAGCTCTCCTCGCCACACTCTACGATGCCATAG GTGACCAGATCGACTGCCTCACAGACGTGGACTCCGACTCTTTCAACGACGTGGTGAACAGCTACTGCTTCATCATGGGCACCTTCACCGTGGACCGCCTGCACGGCCGCCAGGTGGGCCAGGAGGTGCCGCATCCCGGGGTGGGCCCTCCGGAGATGAAGGACTCCATCACCTACCATACCTACTACCAGTGGGTGCCCTTCGTCCTCTTCGTGCAG GCCGTGATGTTCTACATGCCCCACTGGCTCTGGAAGATTACGGAGGGCGGTTTGTTCAAGCACATCATCCAGGACCTCTCTATCAGGGACTACCTCGGAGGGAACCTCGACATATACTTCAACAAGGACAAGAG GTTCAAGGCGCTGGCCAAGTACTTGAAGCGCACCATGAACAGCCATCACAGTTGGGCCTACAAATTCTTCTTATGCGAGCTGCTCAAcctgggcgtggtggtggccaCTCTCTTCTTCACCGACTGGTTCCTGGGCGGGGAgttcctcacctacggcaccAGC GTGTTCGCGGTGGCGGGCCAGGACCCCGAGAACCGCACCGACCCCATGTCGTACGTGTTCCCGCGGATGgccaagtgcaccttcaggagCTTCGGGCCGTCGGGCACCATCCAGGTCAGGGACATGATGTGCCTCATCGCCACcaacatcatcaacgagaag ATCTACCTGTTCCTGTGGGTGTGGCTGGTGCTGctcaccaccctcacctccctctgGATGCTCTACAGACTCCTCACCATCCTGCTGCCGCCACTCAGAAACCAGCTGCTGAAG CTTCGCGTGGACAGATCAGTGCGAGGCTTGCTGAAGGATGTTCTTCGCGGCGCCTCTCTCAGTGACTGGCTACTTCTGTACAGTCTCGGGAAGAACATGGAGCGCAGCGTTTTCACAGagttcatcctcttcctgcacAGCGAGATGACATCACTCCCCTCGGTGCCAAAAGACCCGGAGGAGGAATTGAAGCAACAGTTATTCAGGGAGGACTTCATACTCCCAAACAtcccaaaggagagagagacaccgaagaaagtgagggagtatgcgtattag